CCAAAAGCAAGTACTTTTTGATGGCTTGTTACTGTCTGATGGATTAATTCTTCCCGGATTGACTGTGGGTGAGATGAAAGTCTTTATTCTAAAATGAGATATGAAAGTAATGACTCCTCGGATTACTGCTAACATGAATGAATTACATTAATGACACCGATATTAATGAAATTAGGAGTCATCTTAAGAATTTCTTTGCATTGAACAGCAGCTATGCTCTGTGGTGTTGGGGATTTGGGGGATTTCCATAATGTATGTTCAGCATTTTGGAAATACTGTGTAATCTAAtttattcatacacacacaaaaggacagTCACATCTAGGTCTCTTTTAGTGACACACCACTCCATTAACCATAGTATCACTACCAGGAAGTTCATAAGTATCGACGCTACATATTTTACACATGTTGATTGCACTCTGGGGGCATATCACTTATCCTGTGTGGACTTTAAATACAGTCCATGCGCTGCATCAATCAGCGTCCCCCCTTCAAACTCTGGCCCACCATCCACAAGTCTCTGTTAAAGTAGAggtggccgtgtgtgtgtgtgtgtgcacaggatATATTGGTCTGTACATACATGACCTAATCACTTGTGGTTAGGAAATGGCACAGCAGCCCTGACATATGGAACGTGTAACACAGCTTTAAGCAGCGGGTGAGCCACAGTTTCCAGCTTCGGGAGCCACGTGAAGAGAGGGAAGCCCTCTGTAAAGCTGTAATGGTGTGCTGGTGTGGCTAGTTGTGACTGCTCCCAACTGgatgtttccttttctttttttaatggcatTTATGTTAGCTGACAATTTGCAAAAATATACTCGCAACAACGCCAGAAACAATCCTGTAAAGTTAAGATATCCCACTTTACCACCTTAACCCGACAAATGACTCCGTGCAGCCCATTTTTCCATGACACATTAACGACCCACAGTGGTGGTTGTGCATCCGTTTTTAGGTACAGGCTGCAGAGTGGGTGGTAAGGTGTCTTGTAATGTTGATAGCCATGAAGCTGTTATGTCACCAGCTTTATGTGCAGCACTTTACAATTTATTCCTCCAAAATAATGTTCTTTCAAGCTGTACGAATGTCTGCTTGAGCTCTGACGACGCTCAGATAAAACATGGAGATGGAAATGTGGATAAGTTATATTTATGTGTTCCCTGAACGCGTATGGCAACTGCTTCTACTGACTTATATTAGATGACGAAAGCTGGTCAGTTGAGCTGCTACGACTCATTAAAGTGTGGTCGGTCTCCAACATTAGCAAAGGGTCAACTGCAAGATAATATCTTTTCACCAAAGGTCACTCCGTCTGTTGTACTAAATTATATCTAACAACAAAAATGGTCTCAGATGTGGCTCTGTTGGCCAAATACtctcaactgtgtgtgtgtccttgatgAGAAAAAGTTCAGGAACAAGTGATCTGGACCAACATTTCCCTATGTACCACAAAGTACATTGGGAATTGAACAATATAGCCTCATAAAGGGCTAGAAGTGATTTCACTGGTGTGAGGCGAGCTATGTATTTTGGGCAAAGGAGCCATGCAGTTTCCTCCCAAAGGATTTGCCTTTATTAGCGCCCTTGTGTCAGTATACAGGATTCATACCCAGTTCAGGACTTTAAAACAGAGTGATAGGCAGAGTTTCCAGCCCTACTAGGAAACAAAGTACATTTCTCTTTCTATTTTGGCTAATGACATCACTCGAAAAACAGTGGGGACTGAGATAAGAGATTGAATAAACAGTGATTATAGACGACAGGCTAGTTTGCAAGAGAGATGTCTGCTTGTTTCGCTTAGCAACTCAGTGTTTCTACATACACAATCTGTTCGAAGAAAGTGTTATTTTTCAACACATATATGTTTCTAGATAAGGTGGGCATACTTCCTTTGCACGACAGTCTTATCCAGAGTCCTTGAAAAAAGTATGCAAGATGATTAACTTATTTTATCAACACTTCTGGCAGCCAGAATATAAGAAGGGCAAACTTAAAGTCAACAAAGctggacagaaaaataatccTGGAATACTCACAGACCTTGAATAAAATTACATTAGGGTTtggtttacagtatgtgttgaaAACCATAACACCTAAACTGCTGGAATAGCTGCCTCGTAACACAGAATGTCAGCGATgggagaagtactcagatcttttactttaATTACAAAAAGCAATAACtggttgtattttgtattcatgGTCTGAATCTCCAATGTAACTAGTACATACAGTTGTTAAATCAATGCAATGGAgtgaaaagcacaatatttgccCTCAAACTGTAGTTTAGTACAAGTACTAAGTGACATGAAATGgaattactcaagtacaagATCCTCAGaattgagtaaatgtagtttaCTTTACTTTCCATCACTACAAAATGTTAACCAAAAAAGGCTGTGTGGTTTCTACTCTGACTATACCCTGGTTGAATGGCGCATCCTTGTGggacatttgttttcagtttcaacaGGATACAGTTTACATAAAATGAAGTTAACAGCATAATTCATTATGAATAATAAGAGTGCATTTGCGTCTTGAAACCCAACATCTCCTATTCCACCGAAAACACACTAATAAGAAATTATTATGCAAATCCTTACAACGTTTTATTGAGTGTTGTTCGGTCTGGATCTAATGGCAACACATGGATCCAGTCACATGTGTCCCCCTACCAGCTCCCACCCTTTAGCAGCtactgaagaaagaaatgacacacactgctgagaaGTGACCCGCCCTACCACACTTACATCATGGCCCACAGCTCCAGTGTACATGTGGAATTAGTGATccctgagagtgtgtgtttgtgtgtgtggggggattTCTGTATAAACTCTGTGGGACTGTAATTGCCTTTGGAAGCAGGGGGAATTCCTTTAAAtgtataagaaaaaaaatggggaGGGTAGGTGGTGGTGGTTTTGGTAAGGGGGTGGAGGGTTGGTAGTCGAGGAACCCCTTAATTAAAGGATTGTTCCATGCCAGTGGGCCATCTGTGTGGAAATGCCTggcagctgcacacacagcagtcatAACATACCTTCCCCAGAGGCTGTAGGCACTTTGGTCTGGTGATGTATGCATGTGCCAGACGCACTGACCCCAGCTACGCACCGTACTTAAAGAACTGCAACTGCGTCCAGTGGCACATGTGCAATGTACATCATTTGTACCCCATCAGGGCTTTGTATGTAGAAATATGATATAGAAGTAGTTGtggaaatataaatatcacatATTCTCCCTTTCtacttaatttttattttactgcaaTTGATTTTTGTAGTCTGTGTACTTTTGTTTTACTGATTTGATtgtgttttgcctttgtttATCCTATCCTAGTATTTTTTCAGCATCCAATGAGCATACTCTACACTTGAATACATAGTTAATGTTTGATGAAAGATACACTGAAAGAACTGCACCATTAAACAACAGCAACTTAGTCAGCTTAGAACATCCTGGTCAGAAACATCCATATAATTTTTACAGTATTGTGAGATAATTTTCAGAGGTCAACATCAACATTTGGCTGCGTGTCAGTCTTTTCCCATTATTTCCCAGAGGACTTAATATGCCATATGGTACACCTTCAAATCCTGTGGAAACTTTTTGAAATGCACTGATTGTTAAACTCAAGGTCCAATATTTACAGCAGTAACTCAGGTTTCCAAAGCAAAGGAGAATTAGTTGGCAACaagggaacaaaaaaaatgtaaccaCAGGTATTTCAGACTACCAACCTGAGAGAGTTAAAGTAATGCTTTTTATGATGTGTTAAATTTTCCATGACATTACAACTTTAGTCCTCCTCAGAAATGCTGGGAAAATAACAGTGTTTATGATGTGTCAGTGCTTTGAGAAGTGGGCCCAATGGGTAATGACAGTGGGGGTGTAGAGTTTCATTAACACCTTTCATATATAACATAagcaaataaaagacattttaggTATATTAAGGATTTAAAGATGTGTTGCTCTAAAATTAACTCGCAGTGGCATAAATAGAGACTAATATAAATGCAACGGCAGTGGAAAAGTAACTATTTTGCAATAACTAACATTTACATGTTTGGTGACATATCTATTTTTCTGTACTTTCTATATGCAAGTTATGAATTTGATTCCTCAAAGGTCATGTTTgccttgtctttattttttacaggTTGAAGCTGTTAATTGATCAGGAAAAGGCCTACCAAGAAAGAAAGGACGAAGAGAACAATAAAAAGGTCACAAGCCTGAAGGAGGAGCTGACAAAACTCAAATCATTTGCGTTGATGGTTGTGGATGAACAACAACGTCTCACTGAGCAGCTGAATCAACAAACAGCTAAGGTCCAAGAACTGAGTGCCAGTGCTTCACAagcccaggaggagctgagctCAGCTAATGCCCAtctgcaggaagaggagcaaaaGGTCTTTCGCTTGGAGGCAGAGCTGCGTGCCCAAACCAGTCGATACCATCAGGAACAAGAGGCCATGACTGCCAAATTGACCAGCGAGGATGCCCAAAACAGGCAGCTGCGCCAAAAACTGTCAACTCTCAGCAGGCAGCTTGATGAGCTGGAGGAGACCAACAAGACCTTAcgcagagctgaggaggaacTGCTAGAGTTGAGGGACAAAATTAGCCGTGGTGAGTGTGGAAACTCCAGCCTCATGTCTGAGCTAGAAGAGTTACGGAAAAGGGTACTTGAAATGGAGGGAAAGGATGAAGAGTTGATCAGAATGGAGGACCACTGCAGGGACCTCAACAAGAAACTGGAGAAAGAGGCCAACCAAAGCCGGAGCCTGAAGGCTGAAGTCGATAAACTAAACCACAGAATTATGGACTTGGAGAAATTAGAGGATGCATTCAGCAAGAGCAAACAAGAATGCAGCTCACTCAAAGGCAACCTGGAGAAGGAGCGAATGGTGTCTAAAGTTCTGATCAGTGAGCTGGAAGTCTTGCAAGTCAGGGTCAAAGAACTGGAGGCTGCTGAAAGCCAACTGGGAAAGACAGAGCTGACACTGAAGGAAGATCTAACCAAGTTAAAGACTCTGACAGTCATGCTGGTAGATGAGAGGAAGGCAATGGCAGAGAAGCTAaagcaaatggaaaacaaagtcCAGAACAGCACTGGCAAACTTCAGGCTGAACAAGACAAAGTTACGTCAGTCACAGAGAAGCTAATTGAAGAGAGCAAGAAAGCACTGAGGTCAAAggctgagctggaggagaaaatgtgcaGTGCTACAAAGGAAAGGGATGACTTGAAGGCCAAGTTaggggctgaggaggagaggagcaatGATTTGGAGTCTAAGATCAATATGATGAAGAAAAGGTTGCAATCGCTAGAGACCATAGAAAGAGAATACCTGAGAAACAAAGCTAAAGAGGAGCACATCAAAGCACCCATTGCTAACCGCTTCCAGCAAGAAGACAACAAAGTAAAGGACTTGACGCAGGAGGTTGAACGCCTCAGACGCAAATTAAAGGACATGAAGGTGGTAGAAGGTGACCTCTTAAAAACAGAGGAGTTTGAATCACTGGAGAAAAGATTTACCAATGAACAAGAGAAGGCTAAAGTCTtgatggaggagctggaaaTATCCAGGAAAGAACTTTCAAAGTACCAACTGGCTGAAAAGAAAGAGTGCAACCAAGAGCATGTTCTTTATAAACGcttgaaggaggaggaggcaaagtCTAGCCATTTGACCAGAGAGGTAGCAGCTCTGAAAGAGAAGATCCATGAATACATGGGAACGGAGGAGTCCATTTGCCGCATGAAAACTGACCACTCTACACTGCAAAGAAAACTGACCCAGCAGGAGGTCAGAAACAAAGAACTGGCCAGGGAAATGGAGACACTCACGAGAGAGCTTGAAAGATACAGACGCTTTAGCAAAAGTCTTCGCCCTGGCATGAATGGAAGGCGCttttcagaccttcatgttTCCACCAAGGAAGTTCAGACAGAGCCGCTTGACCTCATGTCTCCCAACTGTAAGACAATGGCACCACTGGAGCGTGCTGTGGTTAACGGGAAGCTGTACGATGAGAGCGAACCTGAAGATAATGCAAATTACAGCAACGAGCTTCAGCTCACCAAATGCAGCCCCTCACTTATCAACAACGTGAACAATCTAAACAACAACTTGAGAAGAGCGCGAGTCCCGTtccttaaaaacaaagacacccCCAATCAGGTGAATGGTAAAGTGCAACCACGGCAGAATGGCAACCACGTTCAGCCTGGAGATGTTGTGTTGACCCACAGTCCTGGGCAGCCACTGCACATTAAAGTGACTCCTGACCACGGACACAACACAGCAATGCTAGAGATCACCAGCCCGACCACAGAAAACACCCAGTCATTCACCAGCACTGCCGTCATACCCACAAGTGGAGGTCCACCCAAACAGAGAATTACCATTATCCAGAATGCTTCCATATCCCCTACTGCAAAATCCATTTCCCCAACAACAAAATCCAAAGGTTCCCCAATGACTGACGAACCATGTTCACCAGATAGGGCCCTATCACCTTTCACTATGGCTACATACTCAAGAGCAATGACTCCAGACTCTTGTGGCTCTGTAACACCAGACAGAGCCATGTCACCTATACAAATTGTATCGGTTACAACAGGTACCCCTGACCGATCCCTCTCCACGGAGCCAGTAGAGGTTGTTGGAGGGCACGCCGTCTTCCGTGTGACCCCAGAAAGGCAAACCAACTGGCAGGTCCAGAGGTCTAACAGCTCTGGGCCAAACGTCATCACTACAGAGGACAACAAAATCCACATTCACTTAGGGAGCCCCTTCATTCAGAGCATCAGCACTCCGTCGCAAACACTGAGTCCATGCCACACGCCTGGACTCCAGGAGCAAAGGACTCAGGTGCTTGCAAATTGCAGTACTCCTACTgccaaaagcagcagcaaaatCACAAGTAGCATCATGATTAAGCCCACCTCCACCCCAATCCAAAGGCCATCACAAATTACAGTAAGTAATGTCTATGACTGACCTGATAACCACCAAAACCTTCCATCCCATCCTTTGTTACTAAATCCCGCCCATGAGACCCAATACAACCATAGACCCTTATACCCCAACTCTATACCCtgatacatttacatgtttgttttacttgatTTATGATCTTAAACCAGGGTttgaatgttttcctttttattttggttgGTTTGCTTGGTTCTGTGTGATTTAGTTCAAACAATTGTTTGCCTGCATGAGAAAACAATACCATTTGAAAGCACTAGAAAATTTGATATAATTTGACATAACACCAGGTTTTAACTTATGTGCACTTACTGTATTGTACTCAGTGGCCAATTTGCCGTGTAGTCAGACTATTCACACTGATGTATCATACTAGTTTTTATACTTCATATTACACATACTGCATTATGATTAAGTTGTTTGGTTTTCTGAGAATTAAAGTGTGAAAAAAGAAGTGTTAAGTTTTATAGTTTGTCATCCATGCTTGCcaatttcatttattcactAAATCCAGCATGTTTTGAAtgtgtaaaattaaaaataatctgAGGAAAATGCAATGAGATTGAAATCAGTTGTTTGATTTGCATTTGACGCTGCATGCACAGTAACttttttaacacacatttcaatCCAATGTGTTTGTTACACAGTGTGTCAAAAGATTACAGTTCACTTTCTCAGATTTTAACATGAAGACTGTCAACACTTTGTTAGACCTAATTAAATAATACCCAAGTGGAAAACTTGTCTGAAAACCCTTTGTGCTCATACTTTACCAGATtgcaagacaaaaaaacccTTCTGGGATGTGTTTGCTTGCTTGAGTTAAAATCATAGGCTGATGTCATAGTTTCTTCTTACACCCAGAGCACAGAAACCCAGTGACCGAGAATGAAAACCAGCGTGATGTGAACTTAAATGATACAACGGAAACTCTGCTTGAAACCTTTAAACCTCCGAGTGATGCTCCATAATGCTGCTGTCGGAGGTGAAGCAAGATTTTGTAGTCACAGCTGTTCTTCTCCAGTGGACATGGTTAGGATAGTAGATTACTGAAACATGCTTACAATTCAATGGACCATGaaagtcatttaaaagtttCAATTATCCTCTTGCTTGAATGTATCAGACAGTGTAAAGGTTGTTCACTAGATTAGATCACAAGACAAATTGATTTCTCTCTGGTCCTCAGTGACCAACTAAATTAGCAGCAGATCAAGGCAGTGGTTATCGAGGCTATACTTTCAGTTTACTTTGACCATCATCCAGCACGCTGAGCAAGACACTCTACCCCTGCTGGGTGCTTGGGCAATGCTCTGAAAATGACACTATTGATTCATCTGGGATCGACATACtataacaaagaaaatcaaatctttcactgctggaaatCAAGAAAAAACTGCCCTTTATTGCCCATTTCTGAGAGCGCTGCCACCAGATCCCCTTCAGAAAACTTACAGATACAATGTCTGGGTCTCAGAAACACTAATGTACATGTTGATAGCTTAACCTCTTTTGGTCTTTAGTGGTATTTAGCAGAAAGTCTCACTTAGCTTGTTATTCATTGGGTAGTAACCCAAAACGTTTGTTGTATTTTGCTTTCTCCCATGAATCATGTCCTTTTGAAATGAGTCATCACAAATGTTTCTCCATGTATATGCATTCTTCTACATGCGGTTTTATGTGCCCACGGTGGAAACGTTACCACATACGTGcaattcatttaaatcaaatctgTACCGAAGGTCAGAACATGATGATGAGCGGATGGAGACTGAAAAGAGAGGAATGGAAGGGAtgtgggagaggaagagagaggataGAGTGGGGAGGATGTGGGATGattttatacagtacattcattaATATCATGTCTCAATGGATAGCTAATGTTGTAGTAGTTTTTGGTAAGAATCATAAGTCATAATAAGAGTAAAGTAAGTACTGTACACATGTTCACATGCATCACAGCTACACAAGCAACCATACATTTCAAACAACAGTTCATTGAGCTTTAGTTTTCAAAAAGTGGATGCAGAACAAGTtgatacacactgtacatatcTGGGgattatgtgtgtgcgtttacAGACACTGGCAGTCTTGTTGGTACAGCATATCAACAAAAGCTGGTGTTCTTTGCTTCACCCAGGACACAAATCAAGCCGAAACAGTGAAGAAACTAACACTACTTGCACCAAACATGTTCAGTTCAGGATCCTCCTTTCCTGAACTCATCAACATGAACATCAATTTATTAAATTACTCTTTAATGGACAACAAGGAGACAGGTATCTTTGTGGTGgacagag
This genomic window from Enoplosus armatus isolate fEnoArm2 chromosome 24, fEnoArm2.hap1, whole genome shotgun sequence contains:
- the filip1l gene encoding filamin A-interacting protein 1-like isoform X3, with translation MVVDEQQRLTEQLNQQTAKVQELSASASQAQEELSSANAHLQEEEQKVFRLEAELRAQTSRYHQEQEAMTASSLMSELEELRKRVLEMEGKDEELIRMEDHCRDLNKKLEKEANQSRSLKAEVDKLNHRIMDLEKLEDAFSKSKQECSSLKGNLEKERMVSKVLISELEVLQVRVKELEAAESQLGKTELTLKEDLTKLKTLTVMLVDERKAMAEKLKQMENKVQNSTGKLQAEQDKVTSVTEKLIEESKKALRSKAELEEKMCSATKERDDLKAKLGAEEERSNDLESKINMMKKRLQSLETIEREYLRNKAKEEHIKAPIANRFQQEDNKVKDLTQEVERLRRKLKDMKVVEGDLLKTEEFESLEKRFTNEQEKAKVLMEELEISRKELSKYQLAEKKECNQEHVLYKRLKEEEAKSSHLTREVAALKEKIHEYMGTEESICRMKTDHSTLQRKLTQQEVRNKELAREMETLTRELERYRRFSKSLRPGMNGRRFSDLHVSTKEVQTEPLDLMSPNCKTMAPLERAVVNGKLYDESEPEDNANYSNELQLTKCSPSLINNVNNLNNNLRRARVPFLKNKDTPNQVNGKVQPRQNGNHVQPGDVVLTHSPGQPLHIKVTPDHGHNTAMLEITSPTTENTQSFTSTAVIPTSGGPPKQRITIIQNASISPTAKSISPTTKSKGSPMTDEPCSPDRALSPFTMATYSRAMTPDSCGSVTPDRAMSPIQIVSVTTGTPDRSLSTEPVEVVGGHAVFRVTPERQTNWQVQRSNSSGPNVITTEDNKIHIHLGSPFIQSISTPSQTLSPCHTPGLQEQRTQVLANCSTPTAKSSSKITSSIMIKPTSTPIQRPSQITVSNVYD
- the filip1l gene encoding filamin A-interacting protein 1-like isoform X1, with amino-acid sequence MRSRSNSLEDVTKAKPADTRKRSAEREEPSGRAERRSRHREPPDDTGTIQRNDKTDKSSTCAGGGGSSSASGAAKGGRKEKGRDLSRDDLVFLLSLLEGELQARDEVITVLKAEKIDLALLEAKYGFVTPQKVLQALQRDAIQGKAEVFQEDIYEKPMEELDKLVEKQRETHRRMLEQLLMVEQSHKQALYKMEDEKRNHGEFMKKSDEFTNLLEQERERLKLLIDQEKAYQERKDEENNKKVTSLKEELTKLKSFALMVVDEQQRLTEQLNQQTAKVQELSASASQAQEELSSANAHLQEEEQKVFRLEAELRAQTSRYHQEQEAMTAKLTSEDAQNRQLRQKLSTLSRQLDELEETNKTLRRAEEELLELRDKISRGECGNSSLMSELEELRKRVLEMEGKDEELIRMEDHCRDLNKKLEKEANQSRSLKAEVDKLNHRIMDLEKLEDAFSKSKQECSSLKGNLEKERMVSKVLISELEVLQVRVKELEAAESQLGKTELTLKEDLTKLKTLTVMLVDERKAMAEKLKQMENKVQNSTGKLQAEQDKVTSVTEKLIEESKKALRSKAELEEKMCSATKERDDLKAKLGAEEERSNDLESKINMMKKRLQSLETIEREYLRNKAKEEHIKAPIANRFQQEDNKVKDLTQEVERLRRKLKDMKVVEGDLLKTEEFESLEKRFTNEQEKAKVLMEELEISRKELSKYQLAEKKECNQEHVLYKRLKEEEAKSSHLTREVAALKEKIHEYMGTEESICRMKTDHSTLQRKLTQQEVRNKELAREMETLTRELERYRRFSKSLRPGMNGRRFSDLHVSTKEVQTEPLDLMSPNCKTMAPLERAVVNGKLYDESEPEDNANYSNELQLTKCSPSLINNVNNLNNNLRRARVPFLKNKDTPNQVNGKVQPRQNGNHVQPGDVVLTHSPGQPLHIKVTPDHGHNTAMLEITSPTTENTQSFTSTAVIPTSGGPPKQRITIIQNASISPTAKSISPTTKSKGSPMTDEPCSPDRALSPFTMATYSRAMTPDSCGSVTPDRAMSPIQIVSVTTGTPDRSLSTEPVEVVGGHAVFRVTPERQTNWQVQRSNSSGPNVITTEDNKIHIHLGSPFIQSISTPSQTLSPCHTPGLQEQRTQVLANCSTPTAKSSSKITSSIMIKPTSTPIQRPSQITIPLEAFRRPGPTRIPKPKGYSSQKGTNSTAANVGLQNKSQPPHTHLGTGKDQPTHTPAAHNNINNNPHLVNRRL
- the filip1l gene encoding filamin A-interacting protein 1-like isoform X2, translated to MVVDEQQRLTEQLNQQTAKVQELSASASQAQEELSSANAHLQEEEQKVFRLEAELRAQTSRYHQEQEAMTAKLTSEDAQNRQLRQKLSTLSRQLDELEETNKTLRRAEEELLELRDKISRGECGNSSLMSELEELRKRVLEMEGKDEELIRMEDHCRDLNKKLEKEANQSRSLKAEVDKLNHRIMDLEKLEDAFSKSKQECSSLKGNLEKERMVSKVLISELEVLQVRVKELEAAESQLGKTELTLKEDLTKLKTLTVMLVDERKAMAEKLKQMENKVQNSTGKLQAEQDKVTSVTEKLIEESKKALRSKAELEEKMCSATKERDDLKAKLGAEEERSNDLESKINMMKKRLQSLETIEREYLRNKAKEEHIKAPIANRFQQEDNKVKDLTQEVERLRRKLKDMKVVEGDLLKTEEFESLEKRFTNEQEKAKVLMEELEISRKELSKYQLAEKKECNQEHVLYKRLKEEEAKSSHLTREVAALKEKIHEYMGTEESICRMKTDHSTLQRKLTQQEVRNKELAREMETLTRELERYRRFSKSLRPGMNGRRFSDLHVSTKEVQTEPLDLMSPNCKTMAPLERAVVNGKLYDESEPEDNANYSNELQLTKCSPSLINNVNNLNNNLRRARVPFLKNKDTPNQVNGKVQPRQNGNHVQPGDVVLTHSPGQPLHIKVTPDHGHNTAMLEITSPTTENTQSFTSTAVIPTSGGPPKQRITIIQNASISPTAKSISPTTKSKGSPMTDEPCSPDRALSPFTMATYSRAMTPDSCGSVTPDRAMSPIQIVSVTTGTPDRSLSTEPVEVVGGHAVFRVTPERQTNWQVQRSNSSGPNVITTEDNKIHIHLGSPFIQSISTPSQTLSPCHTPGLQEQRTQVLANCSTPTAKSSSKITSSIMIKPTSTPIQRPSQITVSNVYD